The Alkalihalophilus pseudofirmus nucleotide sequence AAAATCTTCATTTAGCCATTGCAAGGCATGAAATTCACTGCTCATTAGAAGATGTGATTCGCGTATGCAGCCAATATGTTAAACAAAAGGGGAAAGTGACGCTTGTCCATCGTCCGGAGCGCCTAGGGGATATCATTTACTTAATGAAGAATTACAGAATTGAACCAAAACGAATGCAGCTCGTTCACCCGAAAAAGGGCAAGGATGCCAACATTGTGTTAATAGAGGGTATTAAAGATGGAAGCTCCGGTCTTAAGTGCTTGCCCCCAATAACCGTTTATGGACTTGACGGGGAATATACAAAGGAATTTGAAGAGGTGTATATTGGATCATGAGCCATTATGTCTATATTCTTGAATGCAGCGACCACAGCTGGTATACAGGTTATACGACAGATGTAGGTAGAAGACTAGATATGCATAGCTCAGGCAAAGGTGCGAAGTATACAAAAGGACGAGGGCCGTTCACGCTTAAGTATGTACAAGAATTCGAAACGAAAAAAGAAGCACTTCAAGCAGAGTATGCTATTAAGAAACTGAGTAGAAAGCAGAAGGAACGTTATGTTTTAGAGAGTGGTGAAAAT carries:
- a CDS encoding GIY-YIG nuclease family protein, translating into MSHYVYILECSDHSWYTGYTTDVGRRLDMHSSGKGAKYTKGRGPFTLKYVQEFETKKEALQAEYAIKKLSRKQKERYVLESGENNEATS